A stretch of Halosimplex halophilum DNA encodes these proteins:
- a CDS encoding mannonate dehydratase has protein sequence MDDTPATPRVGVRTRNLSAKRLRYLRQLGATDIFVDHADTEEEPDEFNDREAAQTIAVGPDSIPSVAELDAARERVEDAGLRLTGIQSLPYSLYGDIMFDREGSDEALDSITTLVRNLGEADIPILGYQWNPRGVVPMRTEPVELRGGATGTAFDLDEIDDPDGLAPGIDREYTEAEFWDNYERFLETVLPVAEEAGVDLALHPVDPPVLESLGGIPRLFRNVENFEKAMELVPSDNHGLKLCLGCFSQMGEDVPEVIRRFGERDDIVFVHFRDVVGSVPRFHETFVDEGNFETAEAVRALVDVGFDGVLIPDHVPEMVDDTDWRHRARGFTVGYLRGVVDTVASEGR, from the coding sequence ATGGACGACACCCCTGCGACGCCGCGTGTCGGGGTCCGGACGCGGAACCTCTCGGCGAAGCGGCTCCGGTACCTCCGCCAGCTCGGCGCGACCGACATCTTCGTCGACCACGCCGACACCGAGGAGGAACCCGACGAGTTCAACGACCGCGAGGCAGCCCAGACCATCGCGGTCGGGCCCGATTCCATTCCGTCGGTCGCCGAGCTCGACGCCGCCCGCGAGCGAGTCGAGGACGCGGGCCTGCGCCTGACCGGGATCCAGTCGCTGCCGTACTCGCTGTACGGCGACATCATGTTCGACCGCGAGGGGAGCGACGAGGCGCTCGATTCGATCACGACGCTGGTCCGTAACCTCGGCGAGGCCGACATCCCGATCCTGGGCTACCAGTGGAACCCCCGCGGCGTCGTGCCGATGCGGACAGAGCCCGTCGAGCTGCGGGGCGGCGCGACCGGGACCGCCTTCGACCTCGACGAGATCGACGACCCGGACGGCCTCGCGCCTGGCATCGACCGCGAGTACACCGAGGCGGAGTTCTGGGACAACTACGAGCGCTTTCTCGAAACCGTCCTCCCGGTCGCCGAGGAGGCCGGCGTCGACCTGGCGCTGCACCCGGTCGACCCGCCCGTGCTGGAGTCGCTCGGCGGCATCCCTCGACTCTTTCGCAACGTCGAGAACTTCGAGAAGGCGATGGAGCTGGTCCCGAGCGACAACCACGGCCTCAAGCTCTGCCTGGGGTGTTTCTCGCAGATGGGCGAGGACGTACCCGAGGTCATCCGCCGGTTCGGCGAGCGCGACGACATCGTGTTCGTCCACTTCCGCGACGTGGTCGGCTCCGTCCCGCGGTTCCACGAGACGTTCGTCGACGAGGGCAACTTCGAGACCGCCGAGGCCGTCCGCGCGCTCGTCGACGTGGGTTTCGACGGCGTCCTCATCCCCGACCACGTCCCCGAGATGGTCGACGACACCGACTGGCGCCACCGCGCCCGCGGGTTCACCGTCGGCTACCTGCGCGGCGTCGTCGACACCGTCGCCAGCGAAGGCCGATAG